The genomic interval GCTGCCTGCAGCTTGGAAAGGAATCAAACTGATGTCTCCATATAGGTTTTCCAAATGTTCCTGGGAATGAAAAGCACAGAACACATATTTTTTAATTAACTTCTCTATAAATTATAAATCAGaaaaaaagccccaaacaaaaaactggaaaagTTCACAAAAACAAGACCTATGAAATATTCTTATATTTGATTTACCTTTATACCTTCACCTCTTGACAAAGTTCCTGCTGAAATGCGTTGAGCATAACTGACATATTTCAAAATAGTCAACTGTCTTGGCCCAGCCAAGAGCTATATAGCATGCATCTACACTGGTATTGCTAGGTTTTATGGGAACTGCATGAGCAAATGGATACTGTATGTGTTATTCCAAAACCGGATCCTGCAACCAGGGCTGTGTGCAATAGCTAAGAACAAGAAGATGGGCCCGGCTTCAGGAGAAGGATGCTGGGTTCAGTACTGTCTCTACTAATGTACAGATAAGTGGTTTTCCAGGGTCTTCTGTGCAGCCCTAGATGCTCTGGCATGCTTTGTTGCATTGAGGTCAAGAGCCTCACAGAGGAAGGATACTGCCATTCCATCATGAACATTTCTAGTGATCTGCACAGCTGCTGGTTTATCTCAACCCCCACAGAATCTTCCTGGTACTATGACAGACTAGGCCAGAATTTTCTATCCCCTGCTAatcaggcaaagaggcactttttaaactgATGTTCTCTTATATTTTTCAGGGGAATAGCAATTCTCTTCACCCTAACATGGTgtctttccagtggctgttgctggtgtctcttcacCATCTCTCTTtaaactgtgagccctttgggaatagggagccatttattgaccTGTTGTgatgcaaaccgctttgtgaattactttttattaaaaagtggaatagaaatatttattagtaatcatcatcatcatcatcatctcagttCTGCTTACGTCATTTCCTTTCAACCAAAGGAAGTACGGCATGTTATGAAAGCACAACAGACCACTAGTAATGACGGTTTTTAGAACCAAAACAACACCCATCTTATTGGTTTGCTAATCACAAGCATCACATGCAGCTTTTAGTCAATAGTTAAAACATACCCATGAACGTGTTACTTGGATTAATAGAAGGCAGCTCCTGGCTTCTATTAAAATCACATGGATCCATGTTTCGATGTGAACTTCTTGTTCCACTCTCTTCACTTTGAGTGTAAATGGAGGGAAGCAATTTGCTGCTTGGAGTGTACATTCCAGAAATGCTCATATAAGGATCTTCAGATGGGTGGGAATATGGGtaatattcctttttttttaagcagctagAATCGTAGAGGTCCAAACACACTGCTCTGTGCTCTGGGTTGCAGCCTTAAACACACGAAatgcaacacaacacaattagATTAGCCTCAAGGAGCAATGCtctcataagcttaaaaaaatgaataaaaacagaTATAGGTAGATGTATACATAGATTACCTGAGTGGTATACCTCAAACACATCTGGGCCACATATATTCCCTTTCAAATACAGACTTCCTGATGTTCCCAGATAATGACATAAAAATGGATCCGTCACTGCTTCAAGGTCATTTTCACTGCAATTATCTATGTGACAAATTCCTTTAAAATGGAGATGAAAGATGTAATTTAATATATCCTTTTATTGTAgttgtatgtttttaaaaaatatgtgctATGTGTTCATACAAAGACAAATTCAGCTCATTGAAAGCAATACCTATTCTGAGGAAATCAATATTACCAATTATACTTATGGGTTCAAGGAATCCTGGCTGTGAGAATTTCCAATCTTAGAGCTTCCCAACCTTTTAATTGTGGAGACCGTCCGTCCAGTTACAGAGATTGGCCAGAGAGTCTCCTTAGGTGTGTTTGTAGAATTGAATAGGCAGTGGAACTTCTTACCCTTCTGGAAAAAACTCCCCAAGTTTCAAAAACAGGTTGTTAAAAGCGTGCAGGAgcttttaaggaagaaaaaatgcTTGCCCAAATTCCTCccctctttcagcagcacttactgttccactgctCTGTGTgggcatagggcagtggttccccaaattttttgactggtggctcccttgatctactgagccattggccacaactccccattagggcaaTACCTCTATACTTTATAtagggcagcagatttttttgtaaagattccatggctcctctggctggtttccatggctctctggggagccacagctcatggCTTGGGAACCATTGGCATAGGGAAAtcctgggcagtcacatctatggTCCACTTCTTAGAAGGGTGGGCATGGCTTATGGCCAGGATGCCCAGGTCATAGACGTGACGGTCCAGAACATCCCTGTGCCCACATGGGTGAAGAATGAAGTGGCAGAGCAGTGGAACCGTTAAGTGCTGCTTAGGATGGGGAGGGAGTTTCCATTGCACAGCAATCTCCAGCTTTGAGACCGCTGTCCTAGAGTAGGATTAGGCAAAACACAATCTGTTATTTGCTTTTAGAAGACCCACCTGCCAAAAACAATCTTTCCGCTGTAGGAAAGGGGCATGTGTCTCACAGCACCAGTCACGGAGAACAGTGAAGAcatgcttaatttttttaaaatgtgaaacttGAGAGGATGTTAACTTGGAAGAGAAACCTTTGGAAATGGTTTGAAAAAGGGAAGAACAGAACTTCTCTGTCCATAgcaaggggcccaggagcccaatTTTGAGCTGCCCGACACGTGGGGCTACTGCGGAGCCAAcatcctgagtgcaactgggcagccaccagtggctcctcaggggaaggggacattcatccccttatgTTGCCCTCTCTGTCCCCTTATCCCTCTCTGTCGCCAGGCACTTCGCCTGGAGCGCCTGACAGCAGATTGCCAGCCTCTGACCggcttgcgctgggccagctccggtgctgAGCTGGTGCTAACCtctgccttacggcatgtttgcaacataagaacataagaacagccccattggatcaggccataggcccatctagtccagcttcctgtatctcacagcggcccaccaaatgccccaacagtacgtgccagcagtgagccagtgcgcactggctcagattgggccctaattttgcTCTCTTGCCCAAGACACTTGGCAGTGACATGCACATTATTACTTTCACTGACCAGTGGCTAAAAAACATGGCTCTGgcttgaaaataaaatgaaaaacatacaaaaaaaaCATTCACGACAAATGTACCAGAATGTACCAAAAACGTGATATTTCCCCCATCTCCCAAAACTCAAGCAGCAACAAACCTGCCTCTGTGCTACCTCTCTCTATGAATAATAGACAACAATGGTTGCATCCCAGATGTCAAGTACAGTACGCTTAAATTTAAATGCTCACCATTGCTATCTCTTTGTGGTAAGAAATATCCTCCCatggatgaggatgaggatgacaCAAAATGATGCTGACTTCCATTCTCTGATGACCCATATCCCTCCTGCCTTTCAGCAAGAGTGCCTTGGGATGACAGATAGCTTGGAATATCAGCAGGCAGGTTGGTCTCATCTGTGATGAagcaaacacacgcacacacaggtcATGCTGTGCATCAAGGTGTTATGCAATATTTTTAAGCTAGTGACTTCCACAGGGCCAGTTTTGAAAAGCCGTTTGCTCTTTTGAAACCGAGTCAAGAGACACaaatatttctggaggaaaaacattCTGTAGGGTAACCACAAACATGCTTGCATATGCTTTGCCGGTGCCAAGCTTCAGTTTACACACCTGTGTTTGTGATGCTACAATCTTCATTTCTTCTCCTTGTGTGGTATATGATGACCACCCACACAAGGGAAGTGCCCACCACACAGCAGACCACAGCTATGATCACAACGCCCACTGTGGCCCATCCGTCGTCATCCAAAGACGGGGCAGCATTGGGGGGAGAATCACAGGTCGGAGTGGGAATGACGTTCAGGCGGATGTTGCCTCTCTCCGTTCCAAGAGTATTGGACATTTCGCAGGTGTACTTCCCGGCATCTTCAAAGTCTGCGTCCACAATGATAAGCAACTGGTTCCCAGCGGCAAAGAAATGCCTCTCTGTCACTACTAAAGTGCTGTCATCTTTGGTCCAGTTAAGTCGAGGTGGAGGGCTCCCGCCAGCAATGCACTGCAAAACTGCTGTTTCGCCTTTAGTCACCGTCCGGTCCAGCAACGGTCGCAGAAATGAGGGCGTTTCTGAAAAGGAAGCAAAACTATTATTGCTAGCAACATGAAATGAGAAAGAGATGCCCCacctcagtggcgtcgctagagggggtggaaagcactaagttttgagggagcctcactgtggtgtgcaagcagaccctctcccctttggagtcattctgggcaggcgtacgcctccgttttgctcccctgcccagaatgactccaaagaggagggggtatgcttgcacaccgcagtgagactcccgcaaaacttagtgctttccaccccctctagcaacgccactgccccACCTGAATACTCTGAATCAGCCAATATTCATTGATCACTGAATAACAAAACACCGACCCACCAGTTTTCACAGGTCAGTCACATTTTAACTCACCTAATACCGTTAATGTTGCATTAGCTGAAATGCTCCCTGCGGTATTCTGAGCCGTGCAGCTGTAAACACCGGTGTCCTCGATTTTGACATCCACGATAAAGAACACATCGTCCTCGGGCATCACATGCATGCGCCTCTTGCGTGCCGCCGGGAAGTCAGTGCCACCATCCTTCTGCCAAGCAATCTGCGGCACTGGGTGGCCAACTGCAGCACATTCTAGTCGTGCCATTGCTCCTGCGCGAATAGTCAGGTCCATGGGCATTTTGGTGAATGAAGGAAGCACTAGAGAGAACATGAGAAATGCACAAAAATGCAACTGATTCCATAAACCACCATCAGCTTAGTCAGTATAGGGGCAGTTGTTTGCATAATGCTTACACACTGCAAGCAGGGTCTAcaataggggtctccaaaccctggcccgggggccagatgcggcctgcagagagcctctatccagcccacggccagcctctgatcccctgagatctggcccagttgaccaaacacaacgaGAGTTgtacttggggggtgggggtgggggtcgattaaagtgtgtgctttatttcttgggctgtgttggtgcttggagaaatcatggacatttgagcccattcattcattcattcattcaagttccatctcatatgtatttatttaaatttgatattAATGTTTTTCCCCGGCCTTTGACACTGTGGCAGAAATTTGATGTGGCCGTTTGACCTAAAagcttagagacccctggtctacaacaTAAACAATTCATGGATAGTTGTCCATTATTTTCCCAGGGTTGTCAACTCATTTCAGTCTAGAGacgggtctccaaacatttccgtacaagggccacattgaatattttacacattttcgcaagccggaaaaaaaaaaaaatctgttttataaatgaatgaaatttaaatgaagggTGTATCAGAACAATGAAAAGATCTTTGAAGATTCTAATGATTAGGATTTGTGCAAAGACAATAGTTACTCACAGAGATGATATCAGAAGCAGGGCTCGACATGAGCCACTTATATAGGGCAGTGGCAAGCAATGTATGGCACACAGTCTCTGCCTGACCCATTGAGGAAACTCTGTTTGTTACGATTTGTTTATGCACGtgcaaaaatgatgctatttccTCACTGCAACTGTTTTACGGCGTTGCCGTAAAGTCAACATGTAGAGACCTGATTTGTTTTATCagttaacattgaataattatggtttgagggtcACAAAGCATATGGTCCAGGTGACTGAAATGAGGGCTAGCAAAGCTGACACCGCTCTGGCCATACAGAAAGACGTGCGGCAGACAGAACTACACATTAAGTATCTCACCAtgtggttggggaaaaaaatatattttaagttgctatgggcaggataaaatcttgtggcaggctgcatGTGGgtcccaggccatagtttggagactcctggtctaGACTACGCCAAATGCAACCATAAGCATGTGCAAGTAGCTTTTGAAGAAGGGTCTGATTCTAAGAGAAGTTAGACTCGGGACACTCCACTGCAACAGGGATACTCTCTTCTAACTCACCTTGCCCCAAGTGATAACATCATGACTACATTGCAGTGTCTTGACATTTGTCAGCAATATACCACCCTGTAATGCAATTTTATTTGATTATTTATTGCTTTTTCTCTATTTGCTATCTGGATATATCTTGAACTGCAGTAGTTCAAGAGTAGTCACTTGGACATAAGAATTCTGAGGAACCAAACCACATAAAGACAAATTGAATACAAAATATTCTGATGTACTGACCTGGGGAAAACACACGTACAAAACAGCGTTATCTTAGAAAAGGGCTGCATATGTTCACACGTGTTCTTGTTGTTGATGCTGGGTTTTACTCTGTGATCTCCAATTCCTCtcttaatgaattttttttttgcactcaaACATCCCATCTCCATAAGCACAATTAATATTTTTCTATGCCAGCCCACAGCCCTCTACATTTTAAGCTTTGCAGTTTTAAGGCTGAAACTTCGTAACGAAAGTCAGGCCTGCATAAATCTTTTATATTCCCTTGCATATAGTTGGGCATGTTAAATCAGAGGCATCCTCCAGGAGCCAACAGTTACCCAACAGCATGTGTACATTATGGAGATATTCTAGTGACGCCTTTCGGATGAAATTTTGTACTGCGTATTTTTGTGTCGCCTATAGGTAAATCTAGAATGCTTACTGTTCACTGTAAGTTTAGCTTTGATGGAGTAGGATGATCCAAAGTGATTTGAAATAACACACTGGTATTTCCCTTCATTGCTGAATTCAACATTGCGCAGCCTAAGAATGGTGGTGTATTCCATCACTTCACCACCCTGTGCCCTGAGATGTGCATAATTCTCCATTTCGGCATCATGGAGTAATTCATTGTCCTTCTTCCATGCAAAAGTCATTGGGGAATCGCTGCTGCTGGCAGCTGAACAGATAAAACTTAAATTGGAACCTTTGATTGCCGACTGGGTTTCAGGCTGGAcagttatctgtggttttggAAAATCATCTGTAAATATGAGAAAGAATAAAAAGTGAATTGCAAGAATAAAGGTCACGTGAtttcttttcgggggggggggaaggagaggacaGTGAGAGACCAGAATTGTTAGCCTTTTATTATATCTTTGAAAGAGTAAAAATCAAATTTCTAAAAAGGAAGAAGGCAAAATAACCACAAGCAGAGTAATTTCACTCTCTAAAAAACAGTTCACCATTGCTCCATTCAGAGCAGGTGACTGTAAAGTGGCATGTTCAGCCTTGGGAAAACAGGAACAAAACACTGCATACAGAAAACATCATAGAGAAGGGTCTCACCTATATTTCTTCCTGActtgctactttttaaaaaaaattaaagcatttACATCAACAGCCCCTCCCCCTACGCAACATGGAGTCACCAGATTGTGCTTGCATTGATCACGGTGGCGGCGGGAGGGGGGGCTGAGATTGCGTGTTCAGGCAGGCTGTGAGACCTGGGGCATTCCTGGTCAATCAGAATGGCCAAGGGGCTGGACATTTTTCCATTGTTAAGAGGCCAGGCCTCTAAGTGCTTGGCCACCACGCTTGTGGCCTAATCACCCTCTCTCCCTTTGATCCTGTTGATTTGTTATTGACTTCCTTGTTATGGACTGTATCAGCTGCTGGTTAATGGAACTAGGAAGAAATTTCAGCAAGCCTTGCTCTTATGATGGATCCAAGTAGGTCAATTATAGAAACTAATATATATAATGGAACTAGGAAGAAATTTCAGAAAGCCTTGCTCTTATGATGAATCCAAGTAGGTCAATTATAGAaactaataaataaatttgtgCAGAACTCTAGGAACGTTCACAACAGGCCAAATGTGTTCAcagtgggccaaatgtggccatCCAAAACAGGCTGCAGTCTGGGGACACCTTACCCAAGGGAACATGATTTTTTAACACCTCAAAGCACTGAATCCTGGTTTTCTGTGTCATGTTTCACTGTTTGTTCGTAACTAACATGTTCCAGTGCTAGATGTGGGGCACTGGGGTTGGCATAATGGTTGAGGCGGTAGGGACAGAACCCCCTCTACCCTTCCTTCCCTTTAGGAGACCCCACCTAGAAGCACTGGGGGTCCCAAGTCAGAAGGGACCAGCTTTTTCTTCCTGCTTCAGGCAAGTAGCTTGCTGGAGTTGACTGGCCTACATCTGGAGTCCTCCAGGTGAACCCTGCCACTCCAGTCGCAATCCCACTAGACAGATTGAGGAAACACTGTCAGCAGTTAGGCTGCCATTTGCTCAAATAACTCGAGCATTTCTcaaagtggcagcaaaagaatTGCTCTCTAGTCATGTTGTTTACTACTTTTTATTAACCAGCTTTGCTAGAGGGCCAATCCGACAGGTTGTGTGCCAAAGGCCACGACTATCCTTCCCAAACAGGCCCACTGGCAAGTTTCACGGTGACAAGCACTGCTATGTCCATATTGCttttcagtagcatagctacaagaGGGCGGTGTGGTAAGTATTACAGGCGCTGCAACACATCATGTCactaagcggcccctcccactcgccattggagccGTTCTGGACAGCTGCCCAGAAAGGCTTTGACGGTGAGtaagaggggctgcttgcacagtgcacTGTGGTGCCTTCAATACATACCGTTGTGCCCCCGCCTTGCTATGCTGATATTGTTTTTTCACCTCTGGGGTAGCAAGAGAGAGGAGTGGAGACTATGGTCCAGGGGATTATGGTCCTTTGATGTGTCTGTACATAATGTGGCAGTCCATGATAGGAAAGTTCATTTGCAGATCAATGAGAATATTTTCTATTTAGATGATATGGCACATCCAACACTGATTTCGCGTTTgtaatatttttgaaaaattgcCTCTGGGACATAAATTCATCATCTTTTGATAGCTTTGAGAAGTACAAATTACATCAATTTTGAATTATAAAGACAAGGAAACGTGTAAGCGCACACTTTTATCTTTGTTAAAATACTCTTTTCTGAGCTTCTTTCCTTTCCAGAACCTTAACCTGGCATGTTGAATTAGCTTctcaaaaccacacacacacagagagagagagagagagagagagagagagagagagagagagagagagagttgttttCATTAAATTTATAAAggcatgtggttttttttttctcttgctgaGCATTATAATGAATGCAAGGATGGGTATTTGAATTATGGTCATTCAGATGCAATGTCCTGAGAATTAAGTAGCAAACTATTTCTAGACTGCAAATATATCTTCAAGCGACACTTCCCACTGAAACATTAAAATGATAACTAGGATATGAAGATCAAAAAGTGTTTACTCGATTCAGTAAATTTGTTCAGCTCACTAAAGCAAGCTGAATTTTGTCTTAGTCCTGGAGATGCTGTGCAATAAGATTAATTCTAAGAAGAGCTCTCTCAATTAGACGTtaagaatttatttttaaaattaccaAGACGCCAGACTGTGCAGATGCTATAGTGGATATCATATTATGGAAGCAGTGACAGACTGCAAATGGGGTCTCAACAGATGAATGTCTCTGACTTCCATTCAACTGAAGGCATGACTTTCttttgtggctcagtttcatgtACCTAAAAATAAGATCAATTATGCTTTTTGACCTACTGCTACCATTAGCTGGATTTTAGAGCTTTCCAAGGCAAAGCATACTTCAAACAAAAACTTCATTTCTGCTCCTTGTTTTGGCTATATAAACTAATTTGTTTGAATGTGTGAATGTAACCGTGTACAAAACTGCAGCCCTCCTTTGCTCATGGCTGCCAACCATAGTCATGAACTGTGACCACAAAAGTGTAGTATTGACAGTGATTCAGCAAGAAAGAAATTCATGAACAGGGACACAATTATAACTAACATTCTAGATTTGAACCTCCCAGTTACCTAACATTATATGTTCCCACTGTGGGGACAAAGGAAGTCCATTTACTAGTACAGGATACCCATTAAAAGGCTCCCTAACCTAGAGAAGCATCTGCTGGAACGAGTCAGAGACCCCAGTCTGTGGCCATTAGGTGTAGCTTGTGAACACTGTGGCCAAGGCCCTTGGGTGTGATGACTGGTCTGGTTTTTCAGGGAAACAAAATAATTTGTAGTTTGCCATCTGTAGGTCTAGTGAACAGTCTTTTGGTTGTGTAGTTCTGGGAAAAGTTTATGGACTACCATGGGAGTCAGTGGAGGAAACTAACACAGGAGGAGTGCAGTCCGCTGAAAAGTATCTTTCTGAGATGTCCAGACACCATTATAGCCAGCTTGTATGGAAAATGGTGCACTTGGTATTTATAGATATTATGGCATAACCTATTTCAGGATAGCCCCGGAAGCTGAAAATGCAGGAGAACTTGCAGGAGTTAATTCACTGGCCACCTCACCCACCCTATTCAGGGAATCTGCTATTACGGTTTGGGGGCCTGATAAGTGTATGGCCATATGAAGATACTGTGGAGGCACCAAATCTACAAACTCAAACTCACAAAACTGGGCAACAGTTTTGAAAACTGTTCCATCTTATCTGATGATGTGAAATTCTGCCATTTTGCCTGTGTATCTGTGCCCATTTTGCCTTTTTCTCTGTGCCTTGGAACAGAGAAAGAAAGGGCAGTAGAGTTCTATGCACAGCCCATAGCCAATCACCATTTTGTGGTGGTTTAAGTGCAGTGTCCTCGCTGATCCTCAGGAAACACAGGAGTAGTCTTGGAAGCCTGTTTGGCAGCTAGGGTGGATGGGGGAGGTCAGAACTATGGAAGGTATCAAAACCAAAACAGATGTCACTGATGGTGGGGTTAGTGATACTTATGGTCTGTGACAGCCCAGTGTTAGCAACCACAAAATGAAGCGTTGAGTCTTGTAGTTACATCTGGCCTGCTTAGTAAATGTCTGAGGATGTGAACAAGAATCCACTTAACACTGATTAAGGATTAGCTTAAACAAATGATTGTGTCTGTACCCGCAGCTATATCAACGTTTAAATGACATCTGTTACACTATATGTGTGGGAGAACTAAAGCTAACATGGATGAACTAAAAATGTAAGGCCATGCTCAGCTAACTGAAGATGAAACAAAGATAGAAGAGGCTCCCAAACTAGATAAAAAGCacagtaaacttttttttttcaaaaagagagCCAAGGAGATAATTCTTCATGCTTCATGAGCTGCTGATACTATGGCAGTCAAAAGAGGAATATAGGAGTGCTcccttatctgcgggggttccattctggaaccccctgtagatacctgaaaccatgaaAATAGGCGAACGTCCATTCCCGCATTCAGGGGGGGCTGTCCCCCCCCCgggaaggtgaggggagctcagTCCCCTCTCCTAAAGAGGAGAGTGAGTTCAAAAGCCCGAGgaattataaggcattaaaaatgtcacttctggttcctcCGTGAaattggaagttgcattttttttttgtatcgtagagctcagtctgagcccagcagaggttgggGGTGGAAGTCTTCTTGCCTCTGAAGGAGATGCACATGGAGGTGTGCATGCATGGGGGGAaggacccaatctgtggatacaggatccatggatatgggggctcATTGTAAATGGAAAGGTGCTTGCTCTGTTCAGTGTGGCATGCACAGATGCCAAAAAGCAGGCAGGCATAGCTACTTCTTGTATAGAACTCTCAGCATTCCGGAGATGTAAGACAGAACCAAGACCACAAAGAAGTAACACTGTTTTAAAGATGGCCATCTCATTTTTGATCTGCATTTGCTACAAAACTTTCTGATCTTTCCATAattaatatagtttatatatGAAGAACTTCTGCATTTTATGAAGAGCACAAAGAATGCATCAGTCTAAACATATCAAACTATGACATGTTTAGAAGAGTGTGGTATCCACATTTAAAGCCTAAGCATAAACATTTGCCACCACAAACCACTGATTTTTCCCTTTGTATACACTGTGTAAGCGTGCAGTCCATGAAGTTAAGTCATAAAATGTCACTCCTCATCTGACACGAAACCACAAATTCTAAATATCTGCAGATAAGGACTTAAAAGAAAAAGCTCATCTTTACAAAAACAATTTAAGCCCCTCAGTTCAAGTAGTAAAGATTACGCTTGTAAAACCTTTTCTAGAATAATCTTCAACGTTAACagtttaaaaatgacaaaaagatctttttttaaaaaagaaagaacttACCACACACAAAACCTTCTAGGCTGACAGCAAAAATATTTCTCCCTTTTAGTATTTGAGGATGAGCACAAGTAGCATTTACAAAAGTTTGGAAGTTATTGTCCACCAGCCACTCTGGTAGCCATTTCAGCTGACAATCACACAAAAGACATGATGTGTTTAGGTACCTAGAACACAAACAAAATCAAAGTGAAACAATTTCACAAGAAATTGACCTTTCTGATCTTTAATGGAAACTTTCTGATCTTTAATCAAGCACAAAAATGGACGCCACAGCTTAAGAAGTATCAAGGTG from Tiliqua scincoides isolate rTilSci1 chromosome 7, rTilSci1.hap2, whole genome shotgun sequence carries:
- the LRIG3 gene encoding leucine-rich repeats and immunoglobulin-like domains protein 3 isoform X1, which translates into the protein MESFPPLPLKYLYINNNRISSLEPGTFDNLSNTLQILKLNRNRISAIPQKMFKLPHLHYLEMSRNKIKKIDGLTFQGLPSLKSLRIQRNGLTRLMDGAFWGLSNMEILQLDHNNLTEITKGWLYGLLMLQQLHLSQNAISRISPDAWEFCQKLSELDLTHNHLARLEDSSFVGLSLLVRLDIGNNKVSYIADCAFRGLSSLQTLDLKNNEISWTIEDMNGAFSGLDKLRWLLLQGNRIRSITKKAFSGLDALEHLDLSNNAIMSVQGNTFSQMKKLKELYLNTSCLLCDCQLKWLPEWLVDNNFQTFVNATCAHPQILKGRNIFAVSLEGFVCDDFPKPQITVQPETQSAIKGSNLSFICSAASSSDSPMTFAWKKDNELLHDAEMENYAHLRAQGGEVMEYTTILRLRNVEFSNEGKYQCVISNHFGSSYSIKAKLTVNMLPSFTKMPMDLTIRAGAMARLECAAVGHPVPQIAWQKDGGTDFPAARKRRMHVMPEDDVFFIVDVKIEDTGVYSCTAQNTAGSISANATLTVLETPSFLRPLLDRTVTKGETAVLQCIAGGSPPPRLNWTKDDSTLVVTERHFFAAGNQLLIIVDADFEDAGKYTCEMSNTLGTERGNIRLNVIPTPTCDSPPNAAPSLDDDGWATVGVVIIAVVCCVVGTSLVWVVIIYHTRRRNEDCSITNTDETNLPADIPSYLSSQGTLAERQEGYGSSENGSQHHFVSSSSSSMGGYFLPQRDSNGICHIDNCSENDLEAVTDPFLCHYLGTSGSLYLKGNICGPDVFEVYHSGCNPEHRAVCLDLYDSSCLKKKEYYPYSHPSEDPYMSISGMYTPSSKLLPSIYTQSEESGTRSSHRNMDPCDFNRSQELPSINPSNTFMGTFGKPIWRHQFDSFPSCRQPKASQNYPHESLDLDLDSEDDSGKGRTFPEEDKSNCINRQATENFRTPTFQFTDLDT
- the LRIG3 gene encoding leucine-rich repeats and immunoglobulin-like domains protein 3 isoform X2, which translates into the protein MESFPPLPLKYLYINNNRISSLEPGTFDNLSNTLQILKLNRNRISAIPQKMFKLPHLHYLEMSRNKIKKIDGLTFQGLPSLKSLRIQRNGLTRLMDGAFWGLSNMEILQLDHNNLTEITKGWLYGLLMLQQLHLSQNAISRISPDAWEFCQKLSELDLTHNHLARLEDSSFVGLSLLVRLDIGNNKVSYIADCAFRGLSSLQTLDLKNNEISWTIEDMNGAFSGLDKLRWLLLQGNRIRSITKKAFSGLDALEHLDLSNNAIMSVQGNTFSQMKKLKELYLNTSCLLCDCQLKWLPEWLVDNNFQTFVNATCAHPQILKGRNIFAVSLEGFVCDDFPKPQITVQPETQSAIKGSNLSFICSAASSSDSPMTFAWKKDNELLHDAEMENYAHLRAQGGEVMEYTTILRLRNVEFSNEGKYQCVISNHFGSSYSIKAKLTVNMLPSFTKMPMDLTIRAGAMARLECAAVGHPVPQIAWQKDGGTDFPAARKRRMHVMPEDDVFFIVDVKIEDTGVYSCTAQNTAGSISANATLTVLETPSFLRPLLDRTVTKGETAVLQCIAGGSPPPRLNWTKDDSTLVVTERHFFAAGNQLLIIVDADFEDAGKYTCEMSNTLGTERGNIRLNVIPTPTCDSPPNAAPSLDDDGWATVGVVIIAVVCCVVGTSLVWVVIIYHTRRRNEDCSITNTGICHIDNCSENDLEAVTDPFLCHYLGTSGSLYLKGNICGPDVFEVYHSGCNPEHRAVCLDLYDSSCLKKKEYYPYSHPSEDPYMSISGMYTPSSKLLPSIYTQSEESGTRSSHRNMDPCDFNRSQELPSINPSNTFMGTFGKPIWRHQFDSFPSCRQPKASQNYPHESLDLDLDSEDDSGKGRTFPEEDKSNCINRQATENFRTPTFQFTDLDT